In Pedobacter sp. WC2423, the following are encoded in one genomic region:
- a CDS encoding Gfo/Idh/MocA family protein, translating into MQHTIKWGMIGCGDVTEVKSGPAFNKVADSGLVAVMSRNAEKAADYAKRHQIPKWYSNAQELIDDPEINAVYIATPPLSHEELTIAALKAGKHVYVEKPMAVHAAAGKKMVEAASLYGGKLTIAHYRRAQPVFKKIKALLDEQVIGTVKFIKLDYLQPSLTAQQLADPKIQWRIDPAIAGGGLFHDIAPHQLDLMLYFFGPIEKAIGISGNQGGLYPADDLVTGVLKFKNNVFFNGTWCFDMPSDTQKDLCTITGSKGTLSFAVFGPGKIELTVNRETTIFNFDALQHVQQPMIEATVRYFLNESANPCIAADGLTVMEIIDQFSNHNA; encoded by the coding sequence ATGCAGCATACAATAAAATGGGGGATGATTGGATGCGGGGACGTAACAGAAGTAAAAAGCGGCCCTGCTTTTAATAAAGTTGCTGATTCTGGTTTAGTCGCTGTCATGAGCAGAAATGCGGAGAAAGCAGCAGATTATGCCAAGAGACATCAAATTCCAAAATGGTATAGCAACGCTCAGGAATTAATTGATGACCCGGAAATTAATGCCGTTTACATAGCGACACCACCATTATCGCACGAAGAATTGACTATTGCAGCCTTAAAAGCAGGAAAACATGTCTACGTGGAGAAGCCAATGGCTGTCCATGCGGCGGCGGGTAAAAAAATGGTTGAAGCCGCTTCATTGTATGGCGGAAAGCTCACCATTGCACATTACCGCAGAGCACAACCAGTCTTTAAAAAAATTAAAGCCTTGCTGGACGAACAAGTAATTGGAACTGTCAAATTTATAAAGCTTGATTATTTACAGCCTTCTCTGACTGCACAGCAACTAGCAGATCCGAAAATTCAATGGCGTATAGATCCTGCAATTGCTGGTGGTGGATTGTTTCATGATATTGCACCTCATCAATTAGACCTGATGTTATATTTTTTCGGGCCAATTGAAAAGGCGATTGGAATTTCCGGTAATCAGGGCGGTTTATATCCGGCAGATGACCTGGTGACAGGGGTGTTGAAATTTAAAAATAACGTGTTTTTTAATGGAACATGGTGCTTTGATATGCCTTCAGACACTCAAAAAGACCTTTGCACAATTACCGGATCAAAAGGTACCCTTTCTTTTGCTGTTTTCGGACCTGGTAAAATAGAGTTAACAGTAAACAGAGAAACAACAATTTTTAATTTCGATGCACTTCAGCATGTCCAGCAACCAATGATTGAGGCTACGGTGCGCTATTTCTTAAATGAATCGGCTAATCCCTGTATTGCAGCAGATGGACTGACCGTGATGGAAATTATTGACCAGTTTTCAAACCATAATGCTTAA
- a CDS encoding histone deacetylase, translating into MIKIAYHPLYAHPLPQGHRFPMLKYELIPEQLLHEGVITTAQLFEPEQLNEEIVLLAHDSGYWAQLRDFTLPPRAQRRIGFPLNAQLLERELRIAQGTIDGALFAKEFGLAFNVAGGTHHAGSDWGEGFCLLNDQAIAANYLLNKGIYKRILIIDLDVHQGNGTAQILENVPGVFTFSMHGEKNFPFRKEVSDWDIGLDAGTGDDVYLSLLAHVLPELYQRHRPEFVFYLSGVDVLATDKLGKLDMSKQGCMERDRMVFQFCKENGLPVQVSMGGGYSPLIKDIVEAHCNTFKAGLDLLSPI; encoded by the coding sequence ATGATAAAAATAGCTTATCATCCTTTATATGCGCACCCTTTACCACAAGGGCATCGTTTCCCGATGTTAAAGTATGAATTGATACCAGAACAATTATTACATGAAGGAGTGATTACTACTGCTCAGCTTTTTGAACCTGAGCAGCTGAATGAAGAGATCGTGTTGTTAGCACATGATTCAGGATATTGGGCACAGCTGAGAGATTTTACCTTACCCCCAAGAGCACAGCGAAGAATCGGTTTTCCGCTTAATGCACAGTTATTGGAACGTGAGCTCAGGATTGCTCAGGGAACTATTGACGGTGCTTTGTTCGCAAAGGAGTTTGGTCTTGCTTTTAATGTAGCTGGTGGTACCCATCATGCTGGTTCTGATTGGGGAGAAGGATTTTGCTTGCTGAATGATCAGGCAATCGCTGCGAATTACCTGTTGAACAAAGGGATTTATAAACGGATTTTGATAATAGACTTAGATGTACACCAGGGAAATGGTACCGCTCAGATTTTAGAGAATGTACCAGGTGTATTTACTTTTTCTATGCATGGTGAAAAGAACTTTCCCTTCCGCAAAGAGGTTTCTGACTGGGATATCGGATTAGATGCGGGAACCGGGGATGATGTTTATCTTTCCCTGCTTGCCCATGTATTGCCGGAACTTTACCAGCGGCACCGGCCGGAGTTTGTTTTTTATTTATCGGGCGTGGATGTTTTAGCTACGGATAAGTTAGGGAAACTGGATATGAGTAAACAGGGGTGTATGGAGCGGGACAGGATGGTTTTTCAATTTTGTAAGGAAAATGGATTGCCAGTACAGGTGAGTATGGGCGGTGGATATTCACCTTTGATTAAGGATATTGTAGAAGCACATTGTAATACCTTTAAAGCCGGTTTGGATTTGTTATCTCCAATCTGA
- a CDS encoding MBL fold metallo-hydrolase — MYITLLMFCALALLVYATLKLPVFGRLPEGARLERIRQLPNAAGDELQNQSLTPMVPEGGYPAIIKAMLKGNPNSRPATALPHVLPELDSVSGAKLTWFGHSSYLLQLDTLKILVDPVFSQTPSPFSFIGKKQYAGTDFIRAEDFPAIDVLLITHDHYDHMDYQSILKLKDRVKHFLTSAGAGSHLIRWGIPAEKITELAWEEQAVLCGLKFTAKPARHFTGRLLKRNRTLWSSFILETPEHKLFLGGDSGYDSHFKVIGEEHGPFDLAILECGQYNELWPLIHMFPEQTVMAAKDLKAKVLLPVHWAKFTLALHDWNDSVLRVTKSAEESAQRITTPLLGETFLLGGDYPQTKWWLNIENGKQ, encoded by the coding sequence ATGTATATCACTTTATTGATGTTCTGTGCATTAGCCTTATTGGTTTATGCTACTCTAAAATTACCTGTTTTTGGCCGTTTACCCGAAGGTGCAAGGCTGGAACGTATCCGTCAGCTGCCTAATGCGGCAGGTGATGAACTGCAAAATCAATCTTTAACGCCTATGGTACCTGAAGGTGGTTATCCGGCTATAATTAAAGCCATGCTGAAAGGTAATCCTAACAGCAGGCCGGCAACTGCTTTGCCGCATGTTTTACCCGAACTGGATTCCGTATCCGGTGCCAAATTAACCTGGTTTGGGCATTCTTCTTATTTATTACAACTGGATACTTTGAAAATACTGGTGGATCCGGTATTCAGTCAAACACCTTCTCCGTTTTCTTTTATTGGTAAAAAACAATATGCTGGTACTGATTTTATCAGGGCGGAAGATTTTCCTGCAATTGATGTACTGCTGATTACACATGATCATTATGATCATATGGATTATCAGAGTATACTAAAACTGAAAGACAGGGTAAAACATTTTTTGACCTCCGCAGGTGCAGGTTCTCATTTAATCCGCTGGGGAATTCCGGCAGAAAAGATCACAGAGCTGGCATGGGAGGAACAGGCCGTTTTATGCGGTTTGAAATTCACGGCGAAACCAGCAAGACATTTTACAGGAAGACTGCTTAAGCGTAACCGGACTTTATGGTCTTCATTTATCCTGGAAACCCCTGAACATAAATTGTTTTTAGGTGGTGACTCTGGTTATGACAGTCATTTTAAGGTTATTGGTGAAGAACATGGCCCTTTTGATCTGGCAATTTTAGAATGCGGACAGTACAATGAACTATGGCCATTAATCCATATGTTTCCTGAACAAACTGTGATGGCGGCTAAAGATTTGAAAGCAAAAGTGCTTTTACCTGTACATTGGGCAAAGTTCACACTGGCTTTACACGATTGGAATGATTCTGTTTTACGCGTTACTAAAAGTGCTGAAGAGTCGGCTCAGCGTATTACAACCCCTTTATTGGGAGAAACGTTTTTGCTGGGTGGGGATTATCCTCAAACAAAATGGTGGCTAAATATAGAGAATGGTAAACAATAG
- the kynU gene encoding kynureninase — protein MNFQNTLSFARTMDQQDPLQKFRDEFLFPQQNGKPFIYLCGNSLGLQPRSAREVLGKELDNWQNLAVEGWFEGERPWMFYHQELKKLMAPIVGALPAEVCPMNTLTVNLHLLLVSFYRPQQKRFKIIMEAGAFPSDQYALESQVRFHGYDPAEAIIEVAPRAGEYTLRTADIVARIAENADELALVLFGGINYFTGQWFDMKAITEAGHAAGAVVGFDLAHAAGNVPVQLHDWDIDFACWCSYKYQNSGPGGIGGLFIHEKHFKDDSLNRFAGWWGYQESTRFKMEKGFVPEPGADGWQISCSQVMPMALYYASLQIFEAAGFMGPIRAKSKLLTAYLIYTIDQVNLAIGYQQYQVITPENENDRGTQVSIIASGNAKGVFEKLVAHNVLGDWREPNVIRLSPVPLYNSFEDVFLTGELLLKISKEIAV, from the coding sequence ATGAACTTTCAAAATACATTATCATTTGCCAGGACAATGGATCAACAAGATCCTTTGCAAAAATTCCGTGATGAATTCTTATTTCCACAGCAAAATGGTAAACCTTTTATATATCTGTGCGGAAATTCACTTGGTCTTCAGCCCAGATCGGCACGTGAAGTGCTTGGAAAAGAATTAGACAACTGGCAAAACCTGGCAGTAGAAGGCTGGTTTGAAGGCGAGCGTCCATGGATGTTTTACCATCAAGAGCTTAAGAAATTAATGGCACCGATTGTAGGTGCGCTTCCTGCAGAAGTTTGCCCGATGAACACGCTGACAGTTAACCTTCATTTGTTACTGGTGAGCTTTTATCGCCCTCAGCAGAAAAGATTTAAGATCATTATGGAGGCTGGTGCTTTTCCTTCTGATCAGTATGCACTGGAAAGTCAGGTTCGGTTTCATGGTTATGATCCCGCAGAAGCTATTATTGAAGTCGCTCCAAGAGCTGGTGAATATACTTTGCGGACAGCTGATATTGTTGCCCGTATTGCTGAAAATGCAGATGAACTGGCGTTGGTTTTGTTTGGTGGAATTAACTACTTTACAGGGCAGTGGTTTGATATGAAGGCCATTACTGAGGCTGGTCATGCTGCTGGTGCAGTTGTAGGATTTGATTTGGCGCATGCTGCCGGAAATGTTCCTGTGCAATTGCATGATTGGGATATAGATTTTGCTTGCTGGTGTTCCTATAAATATCAAAATAGTGGGCCTGGTGGAATAGGAGGCCTGTTTATTCATGAGAAACATTTCAAAGATGATTCATTGAACCGCTTTGCAGGATGGTGGGGATATCAGGAATCTACCCGTTTTAAGATGGAAAAGGGTTTTGTGCCTGAACCAGGAGCAGACGGCTGGCAGATCAGCTGTTCGCAGGTCATGCCAATGGCTTTATATTATGCGTCGCTGCAAATTTTCGAAGCTGCTGGTTTTATGGGGCCAATCAGAGCAAAGAGTAAGCTTTTAACCGCATATTTGATCTATACCATAGACCAGGTGAACCTGGCTATCGGGTATCAGCAATACCAGGTAATTACGCCCGAAAATGAAAATGACAGGGGCACGCAGGTTTCTATCATTGCTTCTGGAAATGCTAAAGGAGTTTTTGAGAAACTGGTTGCGCATAATGTATTAGGTGATTGGAGAGAGCCGAATGTGATTCGTCTGAGCCCTGTACCTTTATATAATTCTTTTGAGGATGTGTTCCTGACAGGTGAATTGTTGTTGAAGATAAGTAAAGAGATCGCTGTATGA
- a CDS encoding aminotransferase class IV: MRANTVFLNHNFIAEAQASLLVTDLSIQRGYGIFDFFKTINGKPVFLDDHLTRFYNSAKKMHLHISQTPEELKDIITELMQRNNLPDSGIKMTLTGGYSADAYTLPATQNLIITQTALTLPKGLQSDGITLITYPYQRQFSEMKTLDYAMAIWLQPLIKENNADDVLYQYDGFVKETPRANFFIVTTEGEVVTAKNNVLSGVIRKNILNLKDTGFQLTARDFSLEELYNASEAFITSTTKNILPVLKVDGKAIGDGKAGKITTQLSALLLRKIG; this comes from the coding sequence ATGAGAGCTAACACTGTTTTTCTAAACCATAATTTTATAGCGGAAGCTCAGGCCTCCCTGCTGGTTACCGATCTTTCTATACAAAGAGGTTATGGAATATTTGACTTCTTTAAAACAATAAATGGTAAGCCTGTTTTCTTAGACGATCACCTGACACGCTTTTATAACTCTGCAAAAAAAATGCATCTGCATATTAGTCAGACCCCTGAAGAATTGAAAGATATTATTACTGAACTGATGCAGAGAAATAATTTACCGGATTCAGGAATTAAGATGACTTTAACCGGAGGCTATTCTGCTGACGCCTATACCCTGCCAGCCACACAAAACCTGATCATTACTCAAACAGCCTTAACGCTCCCTAAGGGGCTTCAATCTGATGGCATCACTTTAATTACCTATCCTTATCAAAGACAGTTTTCAGAAATGAAAACACTGGATTATGCTATGGCCATCTGGCTGCAACCATTGATTAAAGAAAATAATGCCGACGATGTATTGTATCAATATGATGGTTTTGTTAAAGAAACACCAAGGGCAAACTTTTTTATAGTAACTACTGAGGGCGAAGTAGTTACCGCCAAAAATAATGTACTGAGCGGAGTGATCCGTAAAAACATACTAAACCTTAAAGACACAGGTTTTCAATTGACTGCGCGTGATTTTAGCCTGGAAGAACTTTATAATGCAAGCGAAGCGTTTATAACCAGCACGACTAAAAACATTCTTCCTGTGCTAAAGGTAGATGGAAAAGCAATTGGTGACGGGAAAGCAGGAAAGATTACAACGCAATTATCTGCTTTACTGCTCAGGAAAATAGGATAG
- a CDS encoding IucA/IucC family siderophore biosynthesis protein yields MNYNHFEHIKPLKKAVWDKVNLNYIAKAIVELMHEKLAVPEITGTDAAGLTHFRLNTDLENTYYTFSASLRALDYWHIQKESLRKFVDEATVPLNNAPAFFTETQQTFGVKSFTLAHFVEETLNTLYADAFIHEKGRLTSDQLADADYQTIESQMDGHPWATINKGRIGFNHSDQGKYAPEAGQSTQLAWLAVHKKRADFKALASIDMAGFYEDELGAEQLNQFNEILSAQQLNPSAYLFIPVHEWQWNNKIVLQLAHDIASQYVVPLALGDDLYKCQQSIRTFFNISNPRKHYVKTAISILNTSIFRGLSPKKLAIAPRVTQWAKDMLDGDTYLKETKVVLLGEVATAAYTHPQYSAIPQSPYQYQEFLGVIWRESAENYLQEGEKIMTMASLLYVDDQGKSLVGAMIEKSGITPQEWLQAYLKAYLKPILRIFYQHAFFFSPHGENTIMVMKDYIPQRIIIKDFVEEIVLTEESKAKLPEDLVNVLREIDDELAPLFILSGIFDAVFRYLSNIFHSYVGLNEEEFWKNVAHTILEFQEENPELADKFSEFDLFVPEFARVCINRVRLLTHGYSESTDVPVPEVIGTLVNPVAFAMEAKEQAV; encoded by the coding sequence ATGAATTACAATCATTTTGAGCATATTAAACCGCTTAAGAAAGCAGTTTGGGATAAGGTGAATTTAAATTATATCGCCAAAGCCATTGTAGAACTAATGCACGAAAAACTTGCAGTACCTGAAATTACAGGAACTGACGCTGCTGGTTTGACACATTTCCGTTTAAATACAGATCTGGAAAATACCTATTATACTTTTTCTGCAAGTCTCCGTGCTTTGGATTACTGGCACATCCAGAAAGAATCGCTGCGTAAATTTGTCGATGAGGCAACTGTACCTTTAAATAATGCACCTGCATTTTTTACGGAAACACAGCAGACTTTTGGCGTGAAATCATTTACGCTTGCGCATTTCGTAGAAGAGACGCTGAATACCTTATATGCTGACGCTTTTATCCATGAAAAAGGGCGGTTAACCTCAGATCAGCTGGCTGATGCGGACTATCAGACTATTGAAAGTCAAATGGACGGACATCCATGGGCAACAATTAATAAAGGCAGGATTGGATTTAACCACAGCGATCAGGGTAAATATGCACCGGAAGCAGGGCAGTCTACGCAATTAGCCTGGCTGGCCGTTCATAAAAAACGTGCTGACTTTAAAGCTCTGGCATCCATTGATATGGCTGGCTTTTATGAAGATGAATTAGGTGCTGAACAGCTTAACCAGTTTAATGAAATATTAAGCGCTCAGCAGCTAAATCCTTCAGCTTATCTGTTTATTCCTGTTCATGAGTGGCAATGGAACAATAAAATTGTGTTACAACTTGCCCATGATATTGCCAGTCAGTATGTTGTGCCACTGGCATTAGGGGATGACCTGTATAAATGTCAGCAAAGTATCCGTACTTTTTTTAATATCAGTAACCCACGTAAACACTACGTTAAAACTGCAATTTCTATCTTAAATACTTCAATATTCCGGGGTTTGTCTCCTAAAAAACTGGCTATTGCACCCAGAGTTACCCAATGGGCAAAAGATATGCTCGATGGCGATACTTATCTGAAAGAAACTAAAGTAGTTTTATTAGGAGAGGTAGCAACTGCTGCTTATACGCATCCTCAATACAGTGCAATTCCTCAGTCTCCTTATCAATACCAGGAGTTTTTAGGGGTAATCTGGCGTGAAAGTGCGGAAAATTACCTTCAGGAAGGGGAGAAAATTATGACGATGGCAAGTTTGCTGTACGTCGATGATCAGGGGAAAAGCCTGGTCGGGGCAATGATTGAAAAATCGGGTATCACGCCGCAAGAATGGCTTCAGGCTTATTTAAAAGCTTACCTTAAACCTATCTTAAGAATATTTTATCAGCATGCTTTTTTCTTCAGTCCGCATGGGGAAAATACGATCATGGTGATGAAGGATTATATTCCCCAGCGAATCATTATTAAAGATTTTGTAGAAGAGATTGTATTGACAGAAGAATCAAAAGCTAAATTACCCGAAGACCTGGTTAATGTACTGCGGGAAATCGACGATGAATTAGCCCCGCTATTTATTTTGTCAGGAATTTTTGATGCTGTATTCAGGTATTTAAGCAATATTTTCCATTCTTACGTTGGTCTGAATGAGGAAGAATTCTGGAAAAATGTAGCACATACTATTTTGGAATTCCAGGAAGAAAATCCTGAACTGGCTGATAAATTCTCGGAATTTGACTTATTTGTTCCTGAATTTGCAAGAGTTTGCATTAATAGAGTTCGTTTATTGACGCATGGCTATAGTGAAAGTACCGATGTACCGGTTCCCGAAGTAATCGGCACCTTGGTTAATCCTGTTGCATTTGCAATGGAAGCTAAAGAACAGGCTGTATAA
- a CDS encoding DNA topoisomerase, whose product MKIVIAEKPSVARELAKVFGATGRKDGYIEGKGYTFTWAFGHLLQLAPPQEYGFIGWRRQHLPMLPAKFKLAIRKIKTKDGLVEDPGVRKQLDIIKKLFDEATEIIVATDAGREGELIFRYIYYFLKCKKPFKRLWISSQTDEAIKEGFRNLKPGTDYDTLFNSAHCRSESDWLVGMNATQALSISAGARSVLSLGRVQTPTLAMICSRFIETKNFVPQLYYQLGIQLDKDGQLFKAVSTVNFNVKEEAQVLFDKIEDVGSGFPAGGKILDVEAKPRKEPPPLLHDLSSLQQEANKRKGYTADQTLNLLQNLYESKLVSYPRTGSRYIGDDVFAGVPQLITQLTTHPDFGKQAEFLMTIPLNKRSVNAKKVTDHHAILPTGETPAHLSADKQAVYDMVVGRMLEAFHQECVKEVTKITIESGSLFIANGTVIRSAGWRSVLNDKEEDKKDEDNPSLPKVKKGELLPIVEKALLEKQTKPKPLYNEASLLKALETSGKEIEDEELRYAMKDSGLGTPATRASIIETLITREYIMREKRNLVPTFKGLAVYDVVKDQKIAQAELTGSWEKRLEEIRSGASVADFKAEISEYTRSITNELLAAGAGLAEKLVPKKEDPAVV is encoded by the coding sequence ATGAAGATTGTAATTGCAGAGAAACCATCCGTTGCACGTGAATTAGCTAAAGTATTTGGCGCAACGGGTAGAAAAGACGGATACATTGAGGGAAAAGGTTACACTTTTACCTGGGCATTCGGACATCTGCTGCAATTGGCACCTCCGCAAGAGTATGGCTTTATTGGCTGGAGAAGACAACATTTGCCCATGCTTCCGGCTAAATTTAAACTGGCAATCCGGAAAATTAAAACCAAGGATGGCCTGGTAGAAGATCCGGGAGTCAGGAAGCAGCTCGATATTATTAAAAAACTTTTTGATGAGGCTACCGAGATTATCGTAGCAACGGATGCCGGGAGGGAAGGTGAACTTATTTTCCGCTATATCTACTATTTCCTGAAATGTAAAAAGCCTTTCAAAAGACTCTGGATCTCTTCGCAGACTGATGAAGCTATTAAAGAAGGGTTCCGGAATCTGAAGCCTGGTACTGATTACGATACCTTGTTCAATTCAGCACATTGCAGGTCAGAATCTGACTGGCTGGTTGGAATGAATGCCACTCAGGCTTTAAGTATTTCTGCTGGTGCAAGATCAGTACTTTCGCTCGGCAGGGTACAGACCCCTACTTTAGCGATGATCTGTTCCAGATTTATTGAAACTAAGAATTTTGTACCACAATTATATTATCAGCTGGGTATACAGCTGGATAAAGACGGACAGCTTTTTAAGGCAGTCTCTACAGTCAACTTCAATGTAAAAGAAGAAGCGCAGGTATTATTTGATAAGATTGAAGATGTTGGTTCTGGATTTCCAGCTGGAGGAAAGATCCTCGATGTAGAAGCGAAACCGCGTAAAGAGCCACCTCCTTTACTGCATGATTTAAGTAGTTTGCAGCAGGAAGCCAATAAACGTAAAGGTTATACAGCAGATCAGACACTTAACCTGCTTCAGAATTTATATGAAAGTAAGCTGGTTTCCTATCCGCGTACAGGGAGCAGATACATTGGAGATGATGTTTTTGCTGGTGTCCCTCAATTGATTACACAGCTGACAACACATCCTGATTTTGGAAAACAGGCAGAATTTCTGATGACTATACCTTTGAACAAAAGGAGTGTGAATGCAAAGAAAGTTACCGATCACCACGCTATTTTACCAACAGGTGAAACCCCTGCTCACTTAAGCGCCGATAAACAGGCCGTTTACGATATGGTAGTAGGCCGTATGCTGGAAGCTTTTCATCAGGAATGCGTAAAAGAGGTCACTAAAATAACTATTGAATCCGGTTCTCTGTTTATTGCAAATGGAACGGTTATCCGCTCCGCAGGATGGCGATCGGTATTAAATGATAAAGAAGAAGATAAAAAGGATGAGGATAACCCTTCACTTCCAAAAGTTAAAAAAGGTGAACTTTTGCCTATCGTGGAAAAAGCATTATTAGAGAAGCAGACCAAGCCTAAACCCTTATACAATGAGGCTTCTTTGTTAAAAGCACTGGAAACATCAGGTAAGGAGATCGAAGATGAAGAGCTGCGTTACGCAATGAAAGATAGCGGACTGGGAACTCCGGCTACCAGGGCCTCAATCATCGAGACCCTGATCACCAGGGAATATATTATGCGGGAGAAAAGAAATCTTGTCCCGACTTTTAAAGGGCTGGCAGTTTATGATGTGGTGAAAGATCAGAAGATTGCACAGGCAGAATTAACTGGTTCATGGGAGAAAAGACTGGAAGAAATCCGTTCCGGCGCCTCGGTTGCAGACTTTAAAGCAGAAATCTCTGAATATACCAGGTCAATTACTAACGAATTACTTGCTGCAGGAGCAGGATTGGCAGAAAAATTGGTACCGAAAAAGGAAGATCCGGCGGTTGTATAG
- a CDS encoding bestrophin family protein has translation MINYNPKDWFTFIFHIHKADTFRKLWPLMLSVAVFSGIIAYTELHFLKLAQTATVKNIGMMHSLLGFVISMLLVFRTNTSYDRWWEGRRLLGELTNISRNLAIKIKSLKLGEQEYEYFSYAIPKYAFALKEHLREKQYFGKNSFLVEVDGGKHIPNQVAASLSARIFDLEAAGKISGEQLIILSGDLNRFTDICGGCERIKKTPIPFSYSAFIKKFLFIYVITLPFGWVFSLGYFVVPIVPFILYVLASLELIAEEIENPFGQDANDLPVDEICNHIEKHVGEILN, from the coding sequence ATGATAAATTACAATCCTAAAGATTGGTTCACATTTATTTTTCATATCCATAAAGCGGATACATTTAGAAAATTATGGCCGCTGATGCTCAGCGTAGCTGTATTTTCTGGTATCATTGCTTATACCGAACTCCATTTTTTAAAGCTGGCGCAAACCGCGACAGTCAAGAATATCGGGATGATGCATAGTCTGCTCGGATTTGTGATTTCCATGTTATTGGTTTTCCGGACCAATACTTCTTACGACCGCTGGTGGGAGGGCAGAAGGTTACTGGGGGAACTGACAAATATCAGCCGTAACCTGGCTATCAAGATCAAATCGCTGAAATTGGGGGAGCAGGAGTATGAATATTTCAGCTATGCGATTCCCAAGTATGCTTTTGCCTTGAAAGAACATTTGCGGGAGAAGCAGTATTTCGGTAAAAACAGTTTCCTGGTGGAGGTTGACGGCGGGAAACATATTCCTAACCAGGTTGCAGCGAGTCTTTCTGCGCGGATTTTCGATCTGGAGGCTGCGGGTAAGATTTCCGGGGAGCAACTGATTATATTGAGTGGCGATCTGAACCGTTTTACGGATATTTGTGGTGGATGTGAGCGGATTAAAAAGACACCTATCCCTTTTTCTTATAGTGCTTTTATTAAAAAATTCTTGTTTATCTATGTGATCACTTTGCCATTCGGCTGGGTATTCAGCCTGGGTTATTTCGTTGTTCCGATTGTACCCTTTATATTATATGTACTGGCGAGTCTGGAGCTGATTGCTGAAGAAATAGAAAATCCATTCGGGCAGGATGCGAATGATTTGCCCGTAGATGAGATTTGTAATCACATCGAAAAGCATGTGGGGGAGATTTTGAATTAA